From the genome of Lotus japonicus ecotype B-129 chromosome 6, LjGifu_v1.2, one region includes:
- the LOC130722365 gene encoding disease resistance protein RPV1-like isoform X1 encodes MEDNHQIINFAPSSSSSSSVMSLKKYDVFLSFRGKDTRDNFTSHLYDALQKEVETYIDYRLEKGDEISQALIKAIQDSLVSVVIFSENYASSKWCLDEISMILECKRDHGQIVIPVFYKVDPSDVRKQTGSYKEAFAKHEQRLKNSDDDKLQKWRCALNEAANLAGWDSRTYRNESEFIKDILKDVIKKLEIRSPIELKGVVGIEENYAKVESLLEIGSTEVRVIGIWGMGGVGKTTLACALHAKLFSQFEGHCFLKNVREQSEKNGLDALRNRLFSDLLGEENLCVEPHFVTRKLRRKKVFIVLDDVATSEQLDDLISDYDCLAQGSRVIVTTRDKHIFSLVNDIYEVKELSYHASLQLFCLTAFREKRPKNGFEELSKSVIAYCKGNPLALKVLGPRLRSRNIEVWKSELRKLQKIQDVKIHNVLKMSFYGLDSDEKDIFLDIACFLKGEPREHITSLLDACGFFAAVGIEELIDKSLITISYFNRIEMHDLIQEMGRNVVCQESHKDPGRRSRLWDPEEVYDVLKNNKGTEVVECIILDVSKVKDLHLSFNSFTKMTEMRFLKFYSSIPSEGCKIYLPNGLESLSKKLRRLEWPGYCLESLPSTFCAEMLVKLVMPDSNIQKLWDGVQNVVNLKTIDLQCSRHLVELPDLSMATNLEVLSLDQCISLRDVHPSIFSLHKLWHLGLQYCTEIESLESNVHLKSIRSFNLTNCSSLKKFSIFSEKLETVWLERTSIQKLPSSIWHCKELHHMTLRDCYNLESFGIGNKSSHDPVNASLRHLDLSGCKLLNEFHLCLILDGMQSLNELNLGNCCNLRALPDTIGSSTRLERLYLSGSNVEMLSPNIKILLNLRELRLDDCRKLVSLPELPPSLHMLSAINCTSLHTDITHLVTVVQHNIPVRFYEGPSGRPQYVVIPGDQVPDMFIFCAEGDSITFPQLPQSGLCGFICCLVLSHLPSGSYHGDVKCCINKRSTFDIARMLLWGTNSNSDHVLLCFLGINGEDDCFESGTCDLNSISFEFQLLDKSDGLLSVKDIIKRCAVLTACHYASREKTIEFQPKSFTFADLASL; translated from the exons TCATGGACAAATTGTAATACCTGTGTTCTATAAAGTAGATCCTTCAGATGTGAGGAAGCAGACAGGGAGCTACAAGGAAGCTTTTGCAAAGCACGAGCAACGTCTCAAAAACAGTGATGATGACAAGTTGCAGAAATGGAGATGTGCCCTCAATGAAGCAGCCAATTTGGCAGGGTGGGACTCTCGGACTTATAG GAATGAATCTGAATTCATCAAGGACATTCTTAAAGATGTTATCAAAAAGCTGGAAATTAGATCCCCAATTGAATTGAAGGGAGTTGTTGGAATAGAGGAAAATTATGCAAAGGTTGAGTCATTATTGGAAATTGGCTCAACAGAAGTTCGAGTGATTGGAATATGGGGCATGGGTGGCGTAGGTAAGACCACCCTGGCTTGTGCTTTGCATGCCAAGTTGTTTTCTCAATTTGAAGGTCATTGTTTTCTCAAAAATGTGAGGGAACAATCAGAAAAGAATGGTTTAGATGCCTTGCGCAATAGACTTTTTTCTGACTTGTTAGGAGAAGAAAATCTTTGTGTTGAGCCCCATTTTGTGACGAGGAAGCTCAGACGTAAAAAAGTTTTTATTGTTTTGGATGATGTGGCTACCTCAGAACAGTTAGATGATCTCATCAGTGATTATGATTGTTTGGCACAGGGAAGTAGAGTGATTGTAACAACTAGAGACAAACACATATTCAGCCTTGTGAATGATATATATGAGGTTAAGGAACTGAGTTACCATGCCTCTCTTCAACTTTTCTGCTTGACTGCCTTCAGAGAAAAGCGTCCCAAAAATGGATTTGAAGAACTATCAAAAAGTGTGATCGCATATTGCAAAGGCAACCCTTTGGCTTTAAAAGTCTTAGGTCCACGACTTCGATCAAGAAATATTGAAGTATGGAAAAGTGAATTAAGAAAGCTCCAAAAGATTCAAGATGTGAAAATTCATAATGTGttaaaaatgagtttttatgGCTTGGATTCTGACGAGAAGGACATATTTCTAGACATTGCATGTTTCTTAAAAGgagaacctagagaacatataACAAGTCTACTAGATGCTTGTGGTTTCTTTGCTGCTGTTGGGATAGAAGAACTGATAGATAAGTCTCTTATAActatttcatattttaataGAATAGAAATGCATGACTTGATACAAGAAATGGGCCGAAATGTTGTTTGCCAAGAATCTCATAAAGACCCTGGAAGAAGAAGTCGATTGTGGGATCCTGAGGAAGTGTATGATGTATTGAAAAATAACAAG GGAACTGAAGTAGTCGAATGCATAATTTTAGATGTGTCTAAAGTTAAGGATCTACATTTGAGCTTTAATTCTTTTACAAAAATGACTGAAATGAGATTTCTTAAATTCTATTCTTCTATACCGAGTGAAGGATGTAAGATATACCTCCCCAACGGTCTTGAGTCATTGTCTAAAAAATTGAGGCGCCTTGAATGGCCTGGGTACTGTTTGGAGTCTTTACCATCAACCTTTTGTGCTGAAATGCTTGTTAAGCTTGTCATGCCAGACAGCAACATTCAAAAGCTTTGGGATGGAGTTCAG AATGTTGTGAATTTAAAGACAATTGATCTTCAATGCTCTAGACACCTGGTTGAGCTCCCAGACTTATCTATGGCCACAAATCTTGAAGTATTATCTCTTGATCAGTGTATAAGTTTGCGTGATGTTCATCCATCCATTTTTTCACTCCACAAGCTTTGGCATCTGGGTTTACAATACTGCACAGAGATTGAAAGCCTTGAAAGTAATGTCCATTTAAAATCTATCCGCAGTTTCAATCTCACGAACTGCTCATCCCTGAAGAAATTCTCAATCTTCTCAGAGAAATTGGAGACAGTGTGGTTAGAACGCACAAGTATCCAGAAATTACCCTCATCAATTTGGCATTGTAAGGAACTTCATCATATGACTCTAAGGGACTGCTACAATCTTGAGAGTTTTGGGATTGGGAACAAGTCATCTCATGATCCGGTAAACGCATCTCTTCGCCATCTAGACCTTTCTGGATGCAAATTACTAAATGAATTCCATTTATGTTTAATCCTTGATGGTATGCAGTCTTTAAATGAGTTGAATTTGGGAAATTGTTGCAACTTACGAGCACTCCCTGACACCATTGGCTCGTCAACAAGATTAGAGCGCTTGTACCTAAGTGGAAGCAATGTTGAGATGTTGTCTCCAAATATCAAGATCCTTTTGAATCTACGAGAGCTTCGGTTAGACGATTGTAGGAAACTTGTGTCTCTTCCAGAGCTTCCACCTTCCCTACACATGTTAAGTGCTATTAACTGCACATCTTTGCACACAGACATCACTCATTTGGTAACAGTGGTACAACACAACATACCTGTCAGATTTTATGAAGGACCTTCAGGACGTCCTCAATATGTTGTAATCCCTGGAGACCAAGTTCCGGACATGTTTATCTTTTGTGCTGAAGGGGATTCAATAACGTTTCCGCAACTTCCACAATCTGGCCTGTGCGGCTTTATTTGTTGCCTCGTTCTTTCTCATCTACCTTCAGGGAGCTACCATGGAGATGTCAAGTGTTGTATCAACAAACGTTCCACCTTTGATATAGCTAGAATGTTGTTGTGGGGTACTAATTCCAATTCAGATCATGTGCTTCTTTGCTTTTTGGGAATCAATGGTGAAGATGATTGTTTTGAAAGTGGAACGTGTGATCTTAACAGCATATCATTTGAATTCCAGCTTCTAGATAAGAGTGATGGATTACTCTCCGTGAAAGACATAATAAAGAGGTGCGCGGTCTTAACAGCATGTCATTATGCCTCTCGAGAAAAGACTATTGAGTTTCAACCCAAATCGTTTACATTTGCAGATTTGGCATCACTTTAG
- the LOC130722366 gene encoding myosin-binding protein 7-like: MAETVSGSVIARAKSDVSAMKETLRVQQQLLQKLYAELDEEREASATATSEALDMILRLQGEKAAVVMEACHYKRMAEEKMCHSEETIVALEEVVCQKEMEIASLEFQVQAYKQKLLSLGCDFSVSEFEFPEDLILNGNDQLNGEKGQSSNVRRMHSMPPIQFKSSLKLALKSERSPSPVSDVIPEVILESTDQEVTAPNLDLRRKLGDFAFGSGNLDSYWNQIKRLDEQVKVISDFTEGEENSSDLSSRRGRSSSFLSLANRIISDQQDRFHSANSDRKEDANPPCLPNVHDVFEVPQASEKHENEISERLKKRLEKWKSEAENRLTKPDPVSEGMVESSLKHDADKQKGVVRVHREIKAPSIIDMVTINGLKKEITGVECNAQSEFQKLHQRIERLERERISPRHEIIHEGNGEEQLSLLKDVQNQLKLIQSEMRSWKTKEARSWKAKEATPKDDDVSLSLLQLQEAMLHFWL; this comes from the exons ATGGCAGAAACCGTCTCGGGTTCTGTGATTGCTCGAGCTAAAAGTGATGTGTCAGCAATGAAGGAGACGCTTCGTGTGCAGCAGCAGCTTCTGCAGAAGCTCTATGCTGAGTTGGATGAGGAAAGGGAAGCCTCAGCCACTGCAACGAGTGAAGCGCTTGACATGATTCTGCGGTTGCAAGGAGAGAAGGCTGCGGTGGTGATGGAGGCGTGTCACTACAAGAGAATGGCTGAGGAGAAAATGTGCCACTCGGAGGAAACCATCGTGGCCCTTGAAGAGGTTGTGTGTCAGAAGGAGATGGAAATTGCATCTCTGGAGTTTCAAGTGCAGGCTTATAAGCAGAAGCTTCTTAGCTTGGGGTGTGATTTCAGTGTAAGTGAGTTCGAGTTCCCGGAGGATCTGATCTTGAATGGAAATGATCAATTGAATGGAGAAAAGGGTCAATCTAGCAATGTGAGAAGGATGCATTCAATGCCTCCTATTCAGTTTAAGAGTTCCCTCAAACTTGCTCTGAAGAGTGAGAGATCACCTAGTCCAGTTTCTGATGTGATTCCTGAGGTAATTTTGGAGAGCACTGATCAGGAAGTTACTGCACCTAACTTGGATTTGAGAAGAAAGTTAGGAGACTTTGCATTTGGAAGTGGAAACCTTGATTCATATTGGAACCAGATAAAGAGGTTAGATGAACAAGTGAAGGTGATTTCAGATTTTACTGAAGGAGAAGAAAATAGTTCAGACTTGAGTAGTAGAAGGGGGAGGTCGAGTTCATTTTTGTCACTGGCTAACAGGATTATAAGTGACCAACAAGACAGGTTTCATTCTGCTAATTCAGATAGAAAAGAAGATGCTAACCCTCCTTGCTTGCCGAATGTTCATGATGTGTTTGAAGTCCCACAAGCTAGTGAAAAGCATGAAAATGAAATCAGTGAACGTTTGAAGAAAAGGCTTGAGAAATGGAAATCTGAAGCAGAGAACAGGCTAACAAAACCAGATCCAGTGTCTGAGGGAATGGTTGAGTCATCTCTTAAACATGATGCAGACAAGCAAAAGGGCGTGGTTAGAGTACACCGCGAAATCAAAGCACCTAGCATTATAGATATGGTGACTATCAATGGCCTAAAAAAAGAAATAACAGGTGTGGAGTGCAATGCTCAATCTGAGTTTCAAAAGCTGCATCAGAGAATTGAGAGGCTTGAGAGGGAGAGAATTAGTCCAAGGCATGAGATTATCCATGAAGGGAATGGTGAAGAGCAATTGAGCCTATTGAAGGATGTGCAAAATCAACTCAAGTTAATACAGTCTGAGATGAGAAGCTGGAAAACCAAAGAAGCCAGAAGCTGGAAAGCCAAAGAAGCCACTCCTAAGGATGATGATGTGTCTTTGAGCCTTCTCCAACTCCAAGAG GCAATGTTGCACTTTTGGCTGTGA
- the LOC130725492 gene encoding uncharacterized protein LOC130725492, whose product MGEGTVITIDETETTIDIMSDLLIGQGHDPLLELVNFGYPDLLANLENDSYFQERAILAPTLESVEQVNNYMLSKLLGAEREYLSYDTPCRSDEDSQVDAEWFTYEFLIDVQRSGIPNHSLILKVGVPTMLLRNIDQATGLCNGTRLRVTHLTQYIIVGTVLSGIRMGKTEYIPRITLTPFDSGLPFKFSRRQFLVTLCFAMTINKSKGQSLSHVGLSLLRHVFTHGQLAKKSWVLGKVLGLEYEGSDEEAIQGLGSAEKEGWKRHEEEELEEGMNVSLHLLQITQICLSQFLCWPDGDEGGEKMVLSSSTLG is encoded by the exons ATGGGCGAAGGAACAGTTATCACCATCGACGAGACTGAAACCACAATTGACATTATGTCAGATTTATTGATTGGACAAGGTCATGATCCTCTTCTTGAATTGGTTAATTTTGGTTATCCAGACTTATTGGCGAACTTGGAAAATGATTCATACTTCCAAGAAAGAGCGATTCTCGCCCCGACCCTCGAGAGTGTTGAGCAAGTCAACAACTACATGTTGTCAAAGCTTCTTGGAGCCGAGAGAGAGTACTTGAGCTATGATACCCCATGTAGATCAGATGAAGATTCTCAGGTTGACGCAGAGTGGTTCACCTATGAGTTTTTAATTGACGTTCAGCGCTCGGGAATTCCAAACCACAGTTTGATATTAAAAGTTGGAGTTCCAACCATGCTTCTTCGAAACATAGACCAAGCGACTGGTTTGTGTAATGGAACTCGGTTGAGAGTCACTCATCTTACTCAATATATAATTGTTGGAACTGTTTTATCAGGAATTAGGATGGGTAAAACAGAGTACATCCCAAGGATAACCTTAACGCCTTTTGACTCTGGTCTTCCCTTCAAATTTTCTCGAAGGCAATTCCTGGTGACTTTATGCTTCGCAATGACTATAAACAAGAGTAAGGGTCAGTCCCTTTCTCATGTGGGTTTGTCCCTTCTGAGGCATGTGTTTACTCATGGACAACT GGCCAAGAAATCGTGGGTGCTGGGGAAGGTTTTGGGGCTTGAATACGAAGGTTCAGATGAAGAAGCAATACAGGGCCTCGGGAGTGCGGAAAAGGAAGGGTGGAAACGGCACGAAGAAGAGGAATTGGAAGAGGGGATGAACGTTTCCTTGCATCTCTTGCAAATAACCCAGATCTGCTTGTCTCAGTTCCTGTGTTGGCCAGATGGGGATGAAGGTGGAGAGAAGATGGTTCTATCTTCTTCCACTCTAGGGTAG